The nucleotide window GGTGCAGCCAGTGCACGGTGGTGCCGGCCGGCACGGTCAGCGGCAGTTCCTCGGCGGCGTCGGCGACCTCGACGAACGCCTCGGCGCGGGCGCCGTCCGGGATCCGCTCCAGCGCCGCCGCGATGGCCGGCAGCGCGCTCTCGTCACCGGCGAGCAGATGCCAGTCGGCGGCCGGGTCGGGGGCGTAGGCGCCGCCGGGGCCCATGAAGTGGATCTCCTCGCCGGGGCGCACCCGGGCGGCCCACGGCCCGGCCAGCCCCTCGTCGCCGTGGCCCACGAAGTCCAGCCACAGCTCGCGGGCGTCCGCGTCCCACCGCCGGACGGTGTAGGTGCGGGTGCGCGGCCACTGCTCGCGCGGCAGCTCGGCGCGGATCCGCTCGATGTCGAACGGCTCGGGGTAGGTCACCCCCTCCGGCGGGAAGAGCAGCTTGACGTAGTGGTCGCTGTACTCACCGGCGGTGAAGCCCTCCAGCCCGGGGCCGCCGAGCACCACCCGGACCAGATGCGGGGTCAGCCGCTCCACGCGCAGTACGCGGGCCCGGATGACATGTCGTTTCCTGCGCTGCGGAGCCTCCGCCATCGGCGTTCCCCTGTCCCTCGGATGTCCCTTGAACGGTGTTCCTCGAACCAATGATCGCACTATGACTTAGGGAAGCCTAACCAAGGGTGCGGGGCAACCGTGACCCCCGGGCCCGACACGCCGCGCCGCGCGGGGCCCCGGCTCACCCGGCCAGCGCCTCCAGCAGCCGTTGCGCCGAGCCGCCCAGCCCCCACCGCCGCACCAGCTCCGCCAGCGCCTCCGGGTCCCGCGGCGCGCGCGGCACCGCGGTCTCCACCGGCGGCAGCGGCACGTCGTCGGCGACCTTGACCACCTTCGGGGCCACCGCCAGGTACGGGCGGGCCTCGGTCAGCCGGCGGCGCTGGGCCGGGGTGAGCGCGGAGGCCGGGTCGTCGACCGCGGCGAGGATGCCGGCCAGGTCCCCGAAGGAGTCCACCAGCTTGGCCGCCGTCTTCTCGCCGATGCCCGCCACCCCCGGCAGCCCGTCGCTGGGGTCGCCGCGCAGCAGCGCCAGCACCGCGTAACCGGGGCCGTCCACCCCGTACTTGGCGCGCAGCACCACCTCGTCGGTGGCCTGGAGCGTGCCCACGCCCTTGACCGGGTAGAGCACCCGCACCCCGCGGGCGTCGTCCACCAGCTGGAACAGGTCGCGGTCGCCGGTGACGATGTCGACCGGGCCGGCCGCGCGGGCGGTGAAGGTGCCGATCACGTCGTCGGCCTCGTAACCGGCCACCCCGGCACGGGCGATGCCCACCGCGTCCAGCACCTGCTCGATCACCGGCACCTGCGGCGAGAGGGTGTCCGGGACCTCCTCCACGTCCGGCTCGCCGCCGGCGGTCTCCTCGGCCACCCGGTGCGCCTTGTAGGTGGGGATCAGATCCACCCGCCACTGTGGCCGCCAGTCGGCGTCCATGCAGGCCACCAGGTCGTCGGGGGAGTGGTCGGCGACCAGCCGCGCGATGAAGTCCAGCAGCCCGCGCACGGCGTTGACCGGCGTGCCGTCCGGTGCCCGCACCGAGTCGGGCACGCCGTAGTACGCGCGGAAGTACAGGCTCGCGGTGTCGAGAAGCATCAGGCGTCGGCTCACCCGCCCGATCATGCCGCACCGGACGTGCGCCGAACCCGACCGGGTACCCGTTCGCAAGGTCATGTCACTGTGATCCGGGTCACTCTTCTGTTTGGTCCGTCCGCCCCCGGGCAGCAGCCCGCCCGGAGCTGACCCGACGTACGACGGGTCGTTCGGACCGACCCGGAGGTACACAGTGTCAACCCTGGAAGGCGATCACCTGTTCAAGGTGTTCGGACGCCGCCCCGAGGAAGCCGTGACGGCGCTGAGAGCCGGCGTGGACCGTGCCGAACTGCGCGCCGCCGGCACCACGGCGGCCGTCATCGACGCCTCGTTCACCGTCGGGTCGGGCGAGATCTTCGTGGTGATGGGGCTCTCCGGGTCGGGCAAGTCCACGTTGCTGCGGATGCTCAACGGTCTCCTCGAACCCACCAGCGGACGCGTCCTCTTCGACGGCCAGGACCTCACCGCCCTGGAGCCGCGCGAGCTGCGCCGGGTGCGCTCGCACCACATCAGCATGGTCTTCCAGCACTTCGCGCTCTTCCCGCACCGCAGCGTGCTGGAGAACGCCGGCTACGGGCTGGAGGTCCAAGGCGTGGGCCGCGCCGAGCGGTTGGAGCGGGCCGCCGAGGCGCTCGCCCTGGTCGGGCTGGCCGGCTGGGAGAAGTCCTGGCCCGACGAGCTCTCCGGCGGCATGCAGCAACGCGTCGGCCTGGCCCGCGCGTTGGCCACCGACGCCGACGTGCTGCTGATGGACGAGTCCTTCAGCGCCCTCGACCCGCTGATCCGCCGCGACATGCAGGACCAGCTGCTGGAACTCCAGGCGACGCTGCGCAAGACCATCGTCTTCATCACCCACGACCTCAACGAGGCCATGCGCCTCGGCGACCGCATCGCCGTGATGCGCGACGGACGCATCGTGCAGATCGGCACCGCCGAGGAGATCCTGGTCGACCCGGCCGACGACTACGTGGCCTCCTTCGTCCAGGACGTGGACCGCTCCCGGGTGCTCACCGCCCGCACCATCATGTCCGAGCCGCGCGTCGTGCTCGCCCCCGGAACCTCCGCCGGGTCGGCGGTGCGCACGCTGCGCAGCAGCCACGCCGACGGCGGCTACGTGGTCGAGGGCGGCCGGCGGCTGGTGGGCGCGGTCACCGAGGAGGCGGTGGCGGCCGTCGCCGACCGGCCCAAGGCGGTGGTGGGCGACCTGATGGACGGCGAACCGGTCACCGTGGACGCCGACACCCCGCTGGCCGACCTGTTCACCCCCTGCTCGCTCAGCGGCCTGCCGGTCGCCGTCACCGACGAGCAGGACCGGCTGGTCGGGGTCGTCCCCCGGGAGGCGCTGCTGGCCGCGCTCGGCGACGAGCCCAAGGCCGTGGTCAGCCTCGACCGGCACCGCCAGGCCCGCGCGGCCAAGACCGCCCCGGCCCCCGCCGCCCCGTCGGACGCCGCCGCCCCGGCCGCGCCCGCCGCCCGCAAGGAGGCCGCCGGTGCCTAGGCTCCCGCTCGGCGACTGGGTCGACTCCGCCGTCGCCTTCCTCCAGCACCATCTCGCCTGGCTCTTCGACGCCGTCTCCACCGTCGTCTCCGCCATGTACAACGGCCTGGACGCGGTGCTCTCCGCCCCCGCCCCGCTGCTGATGGCCGGCATCCTCGCGGTGCTGGCGCTGTGGCTGCGCGGGGTGACCGCGGCGGTGCTCACCTTCGCCGGCTTCGCGCTGGTGGACTCGGTGGAGCAGTGGGGTCCGGCCATGCAGACGCTGTCGCTGGTGCTGGTCGCCACCGTGATCACCGTGGTGCTCGCGGTGCCGCTGGGCATCTGGGCCGCCCGCAGGTCCGGCGTCTCCGCGGTGCTGCGCCCGGTGCTGGACTTCATGCAGACCAT belongs to Streptantibioticus cattleyicolor NRRL 8057 = DSM 46488 and includes:
- a CDS encoding quaternary amine ABC transporter ATP-binding protein gives rise to the protein MSTLEGDHLFKVFGRRPEEAVTALRAGVDRAELRAAGTTAAVIDASFTVGSGEIFVVMGLSGSGKSTLLRMLNGLLEPTSGRVLFDGQDLTALEPRELRRVRSHHISMVFQHFALFPHRSVLENAGYGLEVQGVGRAERLERAAEALALVGLAGWEKSWPDELSGGMQQRVGLARALATDADVLLMDESFSALDPLIRRDMQDQLLELQATLRKTIVFITHDLNEAMRLGDRIAVMRDGRIVQIGTAEEILVDPADDYVASFVQDVDRSRVLTARTIMSEPRVVLAPGTSAGSAVRTLRSSHADGGYVVEGGRRLVGAVTEEAVAAVADRPKAVVGDLMDGEPVTVDADTPLADLFTPCSLSGLPVAVTDEQDRLVGVVPREALLAALGDEPKAVVSLDRHRQARAAKTAPAPAAPSDAAAPAAPAARKEAAGA
- a CDS encoding 5'-3' exonuclease; the protein is MIGRVSRRLMLLDTASLYFRAYYGVPDSVRAPDGTPVNAVRGLLDFIARLVADHSPDDLVACMDADWRPQWRVDLIPTYKAHRVAEETAGGEPDVEEVPDTLSPQVPVIEQVLDAVGIARAGVAGYEADDVIGTFTARAAGPVDIVTGDRDLFQLVDDARGVRVLYPVKGVGTLQATDEVVLRAKYGVDGPGYAVLALLRGDPSDGLPGVAGIGEKTAAKLVDSFGDLAGILAAVDDPASALTPAQRRRLTEARPYLAVAPKVVKVADDVPLPPVETAVPRAPRDPEALAELVRRWGLGGSAQRLLEALAG
- a CDS encoding siderophore-interacting protein, producing the protein MAEAPQRRKRHVIRARVLRVERLTPHLVRVVLGGPGLEGFTAGEYSDHYVKLLFPPEGVTYPEPFDIERIRAELPREQWPRTRTYTVRRWDADARELWLDFVGHGDEGLAGPWAARVRPGEEIHFMGPGGAYAPDPAADWHLLAGDESALPAIAAALERIPDGARAEAFVEVADAAEELPLTVPAGTTVHWLHRDGRQIGDALVEAVRALEFPAGTPHVFVHGEANFVKELRRYLRVERGLDRDRLSISGYWRRGADEDGWQASKREWNARIEQEQEGTPVA